In Calonectris borealis unplaced genomic scaffold, bCalBor7.hap1.2 HAP1_SCAFFOLD_273, whole genome shotgun sequence, the DNA window GGTCAAGATCCAACCCACGTAGTTGCAGACCTTGGTGTAGACCCCCGGGCGACCGGGCAGGGCGCAGGTCTGCAACCCCCACGAGACGATACCTTGGAGGGTCCCGTTACAGGACAGTGGCCCCCGGAGTCACCCTATAGGAAGAGAGGCCAGTGGCAGGGGGGGCGGGGCTTCGGGCCACGCCCTGAGATAGGAGAAGGTCTTTAGGATGAAGTGGTGGGagccagggagggagaagagcccTTGGCTGGAGGACACGTGGGGTTTGGAGGGACaccaaggtgggggggggggggggggggggggggggcgtggtcatgagcggggggggggcgtggTCATGAGCGGGGGAGGCGTGGATTGGGGGGGCGGGGCACTCTTGGATTGggtcagggggtgggggggtggggacgtAACTTTGGGAGTCCCATCAGGTTGGGGTTCCTCACCAATGGGAGACCAGAGATATGGGGTGGGGGGCGGTCCTtgttcatggggggggggggtggggtggtgacTTGAGGGGGAGGGGCGTGGATTTTGGGGGGCGGGGCACCCCTGGATTGGACGGGGtgtattggggggggggtggggacttAACTTTGGGGGTCCCATCAGCTTGGGGTTCCTCACCAATGGGAGACCAAGAaacctggggcgggggggggggggggcggtccctcttcattgggggggggggggggcgtgccccgccctgccccgcccccgtTACCTGGCAGGAGTCGACGCGCTGGCGGCGCACCCCGGCGCAAAGCATGTTGGGAGTGATGCGCCAGGGGTAGGCGCGGCGGCAGGCGGCCGGGGGGATGATGTAGACGTAGGCGCAGATCAGGTGCCGCGGCAGCGTCACTgcggggaggggcgcgggggagggggcgggggggaggggggaggaagagttACGCCAGGTTTACTCCGAGTCTGCGACAGGTTCGCTACAGCCTCGCCCCGACCTTACTACAGGTTTACTCCGACTTTACTATGGGCTTACCCCGACTTTACTCCAGGCTTGCCCCGACTTTACTACAGGTTTACTACAGGCTTACTCCGACTTTACTACAGGTTCACTACAGCCTTGCCCTGACTTTACTACAGGTTCACTACAGCCTTGCCCCGACTTTACTACAGGTTCACTACAGGCTTGCTCCGACTTACTACAGGCTTCCACCGACTTTACTACAGGCTTGCTCCGACTTTACTACAGGTTTACTCCTACTTTACTATGGGCTTACACCGACCTTACTACAGCTTACCCCGACTTTACTACAGGTTTACTCTGACTTTACTACAGGCTTGCCCCGACTTTACTACAGGTTTACTACAGGCTCACCCCGACTTTACTACAGGCTTACTCCAACTTTACTACAGGTTCACTACAGGCTCACCCCGACTTTGCTACAGGCTTGCCCCGACTTTACTACAGGCTTACCCCGACTTTACTACAGGCTTGCTCTGACTTTACTCCAGGCTTACTCTGACTTTACTACAGGTTTACTACAGGCTTACCCCGACTTTACTACAGGCTTACTCCGACCTTACTACAGGCTTACTCTGACTTTACTACAGGCTTGCTCCGACTTTACTTCAGGTTTGCTCTGACTTTACTACAGGCTTGCTCTGACTTTACTACAGGTTTACTATAGGCTTGCTCCGGCCTTACTACAGGCTTACTCAGTTTTACTACAGGCTTGCTCCGACTTTACTACAGATTTACTATAGGCTTCCCCGACTTTACTACGGGCTTACTCTGACTTTACTACAGGCTTGCCCCGACTTTACTACAGGTTTACTATATGCTTACTCCGACCTTACCACAGGCTTACTCAGTCTTTACTACAGGCTTACCGCGACTTTACTACAGGTTTACTATAGGCTTGCTCTGACCTTACCACAGGCTTACCCGACTTTACTACAGTTTTACTACAGGCTTGCCCCAACTTTACTACAGGCTTACTCTGACTTTACTACAGGTTTTACTCCAGGCCCCCCCCGACTTTACTACGGGCTTCCCCGACTTTACTACAGGCTTACTCGGACTTTACTACAGGTTTACTCCAGGCTCCCGCCGACATTACTACGGGCTTGCTCCGACCTTACTACAGGCTTACTCCAACTTTACCACAGGCTTACTCTGACTTTACTACAGGCTCCCCCCGACTTTACTACAGGCTTGCTCTGACTTTACTACAGGTTTACTCCAGGCCCCCCCGACTTTACTACAGGCTTCCTCTGACTTTACTACAGGCTTGCTCTGACTTTACCACAGGCTCCCCCCGACTTACTACGGGCTTCCCCCGACTTTACTACGGGCTTACTCTGACTTTACTACAGGCTTGCTCCGTCTTTACTTCAGGTTTGCTCCGACCTTACTACAGGCTTGCCCCGACTTTACCTACAGGTTTACTACAGGCTTGCCCCAACTTTACTACAGGCTTACTCTGACTTTACTACAGGTTTACTACAGGCTTGCTCTGACTTTACTATGGGCTTGCTCTGACTTTACTACGGGCTTCCCCCGACTTTACCACAGGCTTACTCTGACTTTACTACAGGTTTACTCCAGGCTCCCCCCGACTTTACTACAGGCCCCCCCCGACTTTACTACAGGCTTACTCGGACTTTACTACAGGTTTACTCCAGGCTCCCCCCCCGACTTTACTACAGGCCCCCCCCGACTTTACTACAGGCTTACTCGGACTTTACTACAGGTTTACTCCAGGCTCCCCCCGACATTACTACGGGCTTGCTCCGACCTTACTACAGGCTTACTCCAACTTTACCACAGGCTTACTCTGACTTTACTACGGGCTTCCCCCGACTTTACTACAGGCTTACTCGGACTTTACTACAGGTTTACTccaggctcccccccccccccgactttACTACAGGCCCCCCCGACTTTACTACAGGCTTACTCGGACTTTACTACAGGTTTACTCCAGGCTCCCTCCCCCCGACTTTACTAcaggctcccccccccccgactttACTACAGGCTTACTCGGACTTTACTACAGGTTTACTCCAGGGTCCCCCGACTTTACTACGGGTTTCCCCCGACTTTACTACAGGCTTACTCTGACTTTACTACAGGTTTACTCCAACTTTACCACAGGCTTACTCTGACTTTACTACAGTTTTACTCCAGGCTTGCCCCGACTTTACTACAGGTTTGCTCCGACTTCACTACAGGCTTCCTCCAACTTTACTCCAGGCTTGCCCTGACTTTACTACAGGCTTGCTCCGACTTTACTACAGGTTTACTCCAGGCTCCCCCCGACTTTACTACGGGCTTGCTCCGGCTTTACTACAGGCTTGCTCCGACTTTACTACAGGCTTCCGCCGACTTTACTACAGGCTTACCCCGACTTTACTACAGGCTTGCTCCGAGTTTACTCTGGGCTTACCCCACCTTTACTACAGGTTGAATACAGGCTCCCCCCGACTTTACTACAGGCTTGCTCTGACTTTACTACAGGTTTACTCCAGGCTCCCCCCGACATTACTACGGGCTTGCTCCGACCTTACTACAGGCTTACTCCAACTTTACCACAGGCTTACTCTGACTTTACTACAGGTTTACTCTGACTTTACTACAGGCTTACTCTGACTTTACTACAGGTTTACTCCAGGCTCCCCCCGACTTTACTACAGGTTTGCTCCGGCTTTACTCACCCTGGGGGCTGGTGATGGTGCCCCACCCCGAGAGCAGGCAGGCGGTGCCGGGCGGGGCGCAggcgcggggcagggggaggggccGGACGGCGGGGCCGAGCGCCACTGGCCGGTCCAGCTCCAGCAGCATGAGGTCATTGTCCAGGGTGGCGGGGTCGTAGGCGGGGTAGGGGATGGCCCGGGCCACGCCCCGCTCCTGCtccggcccctcccgccgccgcaggTCGTTCTCCCCCAGCCGCAGCCGCAGGCCcctgcggccccccccccccccccggggggggtgggggaggggggagggggagggggggggggacacggggcagggagaTGGCGGGGACGGGTGGGAGGcgtggggacatggtgggacacggggacatgggtgggagatgtggggacatgggggggacatggggagacgggtgggggacgtggggacggggacatggggacatggggacatgggggggacgtggggacacgggtgggggacgtggggacacgggtgggggacgtggggacatgggtgggacgtggggacggggacatggggacatggggggacatggaaGGGGACaggtgggacacggggacatgggtgggacgtggggacggggacatggggacatgggggggacgtggggacgtggaagggacatggggacacgggtgggggacgtggggacatgggtgggacgtggggacggggacatggggacatgggggggacgtggggacgtggaagggacatggggacacgggtgggggatgtggggacatgggggggacgtggggacgtggaagggacatggggacacgggtgggggacgtggggacatgggtgggacgtggggacggggacatggggacatggaggggacatggggacgtggacatggggacatgggtgggacgtggggacagggacatggggacatgggtgggacgtggggacgtggaagggacatggggacacgggtggggaacgtggggacatgggtgggacgtggggacgggga includes these proteins:
- the LOC142077487 gene encoding LOW QUALITY PROTEIN: kallikrein-14-like (The sequence of the model RefSeq protein was modified relative to this genomic sequence to represent the inferred CDS: inserted 1 base in 1 codon); the encoded protein is GLRLRLGENDLRRREGPEQERGVARAIPYPAYDPATLDNDLMLLELDRPVALGPAVRPLPLPRACAPPGTACLLSGWGTITSPQVTLPRHLICAYVYIIPPAACRRAYPWRITPNMLCAGVRRQRVDSCQGDSXGPLSCNGTLQGIVSWGLQTCALPGRPGVYTKVCNYVGWILTTMNRN